The following are encoded together in the Monodelphis domestica isolate mMonDom1 chromosome 5, mMonDom1.pri, whole genome shotgun sequence genome:
- the HDAC10 gene encoding polyamine deacetylase HDAC10 isoform X6, with protein sequence MAEKRPPRPQGTALIYDEAMTRVRLLWVDPECAIEVPERLTSTYARLCQRGLAQRCVRLPVREATEEELEMVHSPEYVAVVKGTQAMSKKELQTLAQQYDAVYFHPSTFPCARMAVGATLQLVDAILTGAVGNGMALVRPPGHHSQRDAANGFCVFNNVAIAAEYAKRRHGLQRVLIVDWDIHHGQGTQRIFENDPSVLYFSWHRYEHQSFWPRLQESDYNAVGQGPGRGFTINVPWNKTGMRNADYVSVFLHVLLPLAIEFDPEFVLVSAGFDSGIGDPEGQMEATPECFAHLTLLLLPLARGRLCAVLEGGYHLRSLAECVCMTLQTLLGDPVPALSGDPAPCLSAVESIQNVRAAHARHWASLGHEDAGPVLTPSTRPPLLGAQPTAATDRLGPLLDELLSFPLCFPCTGIGLAVPDSASGLHLPPTVLRERGAPLGKEEAAACSRLDSAFSQDQTQAALGKLLALLEKILSGQVRAGISVSPTVAAAAIMALRRGLSFGSQSRLLCVAVGDLDIPEDLRDNGQILVLRIGGEERPEGSPSPRCICLGGPQATEPGNFLLALLSLILPVAYSFQPELVLLVLGPGCSLRGVDMELLTRLLQGPARGHMLVLLQDSEISLVEALAWALEGKALPSTLGPYLSASPKQALAITRLCWRLQPDWPMLQVSVN encoded by the exons ATGGCTGAGAAGAGGCCCCCCAGGCCCCAGGGGACAGCCCTGATCTACGACGAGGCTATGACTCGGGTCCGGCTGCTCTGGGTTGA CCCTGAATGTGCCATCGAGGTGCCCGAGCGCCTAACGTCCACCTATGCCCGGCTTTGCCAGCGAGGCCTGGCACAGAGGTGTGTGCGGCTGCCGGTCCGGGAGGCCACCGAGGAGGAGCTAGAAATGGTGCACAG CCCAGAGTATGTGGCTGTGGTGAAGGGGACCCAGGCCATGAGCAAGAAGGAGCTCCAGACCCTGGCTCAGCAGTATGACGCCGTCTACTTTCACCCG agCACGTTCCCCTGTGCCCGAATGGCCGTGGGGGCCACCTTGCAGCTGGTGGACGCGATCCTGACCGGAGCTGTAGGCAACGGGATGGCGCTGGTGAG GCCTCCTGGACACCACAGCCAGCGAGATGCTGCCAACGGCTTCTGTGTGTTTAACAACGTGGCCATAGCCGCCGAGTACGCCAAGAGGAGACACGGCCTGCAGAG GGTCCTTATTGTTGACTGGGATATTCACCACGGACAGGGGACCCAGCGTATCTTTGAAAACGACCCCAG CGTCCTCTACTTCTCCTGGCACCGGTACGAGCACCAGAGCTTCTGGCCTCGACTCCAGGAGTCCGATTACAATGCCGTGGGTCAGGGCCCCGGCCGAGGCTTCACCATCAACGTGCCCTGGAACAAG ACTGGGATGAGAAATGCTGATTACGTGTCCGTCTTCCTGCACGTGCTCCTCCCGCTGGCCATCGAG TTTGACCCCGAGTTCGTCCTTGTGTCAGCTGGATTTGACTCTGGCATTGGGGACCCCGAG GGCCAGATGGAGGCCACGCCTGAGTGCTTCGCCCACCTGACGCTTTTGCTGCTCCCCCTGGCCCGGGGCCGACTCTGTGCAGTGCTTGAG GGAGGCTATCACCTGCGGTCTCTGGCCGAGTGTGTGTGTATGACCCTGCAGACTTTGCTGGGGGACCCCGTGCCAGCTCTCTCCGGGGATCCGGCCCCTTGTTTGAG TGCGGTGGAGTCCATCCAGAACGTGAGAGCGGCCCATGCCCGCCACTGGGCAAGTCTCGGGCATGAAG ACGCAGGCCCCGTCCTGACTCCCAGCACGCGGCCCCCCCTTCTTGGGGCTCAGCCCACGGCGGCCACAGATAGGCTGGGGCCCCTTTTGGACGAGCTGCTCAGCTTCCCCCTGTGTTTCCCCTGCACTGGCATTGGCCTGGCTGTCCCTGACTCCGCGTCCGGCCTTCACCTGCCCCCCACTGTCCTGCGGGAGAGGGGCGCCCCTCTCGGCAAGGAGGAGGCAGCAGCCTGCTCCAG GCTGGATTCGGCCTTCTCCCAGGACCAGACCCAGGCCGCTCTGGGGAAGCTCCTGGCTCTGCTGGAGAAGATCCTGTCTGGGCAG GTCCGGGCTGGGATCTCCGTGTCTCCCACTGTGGCAGCTGCCGCCATCATGGCCCTCCGCAGAGGCCTCAGCTTTGGGTCGCAGAG CAGGCTGCTTTGTGTGGCTGTAGGAGACTTGGATATTCCTGAGGACCTGAGGGACAATGG CCAAATCCTGGTGCTGCGCATCGGAGGAGAGGAGCGGCCAGAGGGAAGCCCTTCCCCGAGGTGCATCTGCCTGGGCGGGCCGCAG GCCACAGAACCCGGCAACTTCCTCTTGGCCCTCCTAAGCCTCATCCTCCCAGTGGCCTACAGTTTCCAGCCAGAGCTGGTGCTGCTTGTCCTGGGGCCAGGCTGTAGCCTTCGAGGTGTGGACATGGAGCTGCTCACCAGGCTGCTCCAGGGGCCAGCGAGGGGCCACATGCTGGTGCTGCTGCAG GACTCTGAGATCTCATTGGTGGAGGCCCTGGCCTGGGCCTTGGAGGGCAAGGCCCTCCCCAGCACTCTGGGTCCCTACCTCTCGGCCTCCCCGAAGCAAGCTTTGGCCATCACCCGCCTCTGCTGGCGGCTACAACCAGACTGGCCCATGCTGCAAGTGTCTG TGAACTGA
- the HDAC10 gene encoding polyamine deacetylase HDAC10 isoform X7: MSASAPSPEYVAVVKGTQAMSKKELQTLAQQYDAVYFHPSTFPCARMAVGATLQLVDAILTGAVGNGMALVRPPGHHSQRDAANGFCVFNNVAIAAEYAKRRHGLQRVLIVDWDIHHGQGTQRIFENDPSVLYFSWHRYEHQSFWPRLQESDYNAVGQGPGRGFTINVPWNKTGMRNADYVSVFLHVLLPLAIEFDPEFVLVSAGFDSGIGDPEGQMEATPECFAHLTLLLLPLARGRLCAVLEGGYHLRSLAECVCMTLQTLLGDPVPALSGDPAPCLSAVESIQNVRAAHARHWASLGHEDAGPVLTPSTRPPLLGAQPTAATDRLGPLLDELLSFPLCFPCTGIGLAVPDSASGLHLPPTVLRERGAPLGKEEAAACSRLDSAFSQDQTQAALGKLLALLEKILSGQVRAGISVSPTVAAAAIMALRRGLSFGSQSRLLCVAVGDLDIPEDLRDNGQILVLRIGGEERPEGSPSPRCICLGGPQATEPGNFLLALLSLILPVAYSFQPELVLLVLGPGCSLRGVDMELLTRLLQGPARGHMLVLLQDSEISLVEALAWALEGKALPSTLGPYLSASPKQALAITRLCWRLQPDWPMLQVSVN; encoded by the exons ATGTCTGCCTCTGCCCCCAGCCCAGAGTATGTGGCTGTGGTGAAGGGGACCCAGGCCATGAGCAAGAAGGAGCTCCAGACCCTGGCTCAGCAGTATGACGCCGTCTACTTTCACCCG agCACGTTCCCCTGTGCCCGAATGGCCGTGGGGGCCACCTTGCAGCTGGTGGACGCGATCCTGACCGGAGCTGTAGGCAACGGGATGGCGCTGGTGAG GCCTCCTGGACACCACAGCCAGCGAGATGCTGCCAACGGCTTCTGTGTGTTTAACAACGTGGCCATAGCCGCCGAGTACGCCAAGAGGAGACACGGCCTGCAGAG GGTCCTTATTGTTGACTGGGATATTCACCACGGACAGGGGACCCAGCGTATCTTTGAAAACGACCCCAG CGTCCTCTACTTCTCCTGGCACCGGTACGAGCACCAGAGCTTCTGGCCTCGACTCCAGGAGTCCGATTACAATGCCGTGGGTCAGGGCCCCGGCCGAGGCTTCACCATCAACGTGCCCTGGAACAAG ACTGGGATGAGAAATGCTGATTACGTGTCCGTCTTCCTGCACGTGCTCCTCCCGCTGGCCATCGAG TTTGACCCCGAGTTCGTCCTTGTGTCAGCTGGATTTGACTCTGGCATTGGGGACCCCGAG GGCCAGATGGAGGCCACGCCTGAGTGCTTCGCCCACCTGACGCTTTTGCTGCTCCCCCTGGCCCGGGGCCGACTCTGTGCAGTGCTTGAG GGAGGCTATCACCTGCGGTCTCTGGCCGAGTGTGTGTGTATGACCCTGCAGACTTTGCTGGGGGACCCCGTGCCAGCTCTCTCCGGGGATCCGGCCCCTTGTTTGAG TGCGGTGGAGTCCATCCAGAACGTGAGAGCGGCCCATGCCCGCCACTGGGCAAGTCTCGGGCATGAAG ACGCAGGCCCCGTCCTGACTCCCAGCACGCGGCCCCCCCTTCTTGGGGCTCAGCCCACGGCGGCCACAGATAGGCTGGGGCCCCTTTTGGACGAGCTGCTCAGCTTCCCCCTGTGTTTCCCCTGCACTGGCATTGGCCTGGCTGTCCCTGACTCCGCGTCCGGCCTTCACCTGCCCCCCACTGTCCTGCGGGAGAGGGGCGCCCCTCTCGGCAAGGAGGAGGCAGCAGCCTGCTCCAG GCTGGATTCGGCCTTCTCCCAGGACCAGACCCAGGCCGCTCTGGGGAAGCTCCTGGCTCTGCTGGAGAAGATCCTGTCTGGGCAG GTCCGGGCTGGGATCTCCGTGTCTCCCACTGTGGCAGCTGCCGCCATCATGGCCCTCCGCAGAGGCCTCAGCTTTGGGTCGCAGAG CAGGCTGCTTTGTGTGGCTGTAGGAGACTTGGATATTCCTGAGGACCTGAGGGACAATGG CCAAATCCTGGTGCTGCGCATCGGAGGAGAGGAGCGGCCAGAGGGAAGCCCTTCCCCGAGGTGCATCTGCCTGGGCGGGCCGCAG GCCACAGAACCCGGCAACTTCCTCTTGGCCCTCCTAAGCCTCATCCTCCCAGTGGCCTACAGTTTCCAGCCAGAGCTGGTGCTGCTTGTCCTGGGGCCAGGCTGTAGCCTTCGAGGTGTGGACATGGAGCTGCTCACCAGGCTGCTCCAGGGGCCAGCGAGGGGCCACATGCTGGTGCTGCTGCAG GACTCTGAGATCTCATTGGTGGAGGCCCTGGCCTGGGCCTTGGAGGGCAAGGCCCTCCCCAGCACTCTGGGTCCCTACCTCTCGGCCTCCCCGAAGCAAGCTTTGGCCATCACCCGCCTCTGCTGGCGGCTACAACCAGACTGGCCCATGCTGCAAGTGTCTG TGAACTGA